A stretch of Acidimicrobiales bacterium DNA encodes these proteins:
- a CDS encoding PASTA domain-containing protein, giving the protein MTDMPPPLPPPPPDSEPQPEPEDSRPPVAAEKPSRRRRPSARTISRVSLVLVPLLLGAAGGWWLKGALDDEVAEPAVTEVGIAVIRPVEVVDTPVETGVSVTPSVVGLTQDQARAVFVDAGLGDDDVRIERIDTAGEAGLVIDQDPRPAEPLIGDVVLFVSRQAETPDLVGMATADAREELADFGARGVIVRTYVEGATPETVVETTPAAGEPLDHEVELLVAEPPAALFLTELRSAESGGGCQRRDVQINGTIFDDSLTCTPDRTNVDYLEYALNRQLSSLDATIGVSDLADDTARVTFRVLADDRSEEWTLGYGESQEISIDLTGVLRVRLEVTRAAALDDGGGVTVGWGSPVLLGSIEAVDAMRNQPSP; this is encoded by the coding sequence AGCCGAGAAGCCGTCCCGCCGTCGTCGACCTTCGGCACGGACGATCAGCCGGGTCAGTCTCGTCCTGGTCCCGCTTCTGCTCGGCGCCGCCGGCGGCTGGTGGCTCAAGGGCGCGCTCGACGACGAGGTCGCCGAGCCGGCCGTCACGGAGGTCGGCATCGCCGTGATCCGTCCCGTGGAGGTCGTCGACACGCCGGTCGAGACGGGCGTGAGCGTCACCCCGTCCGTGGTCGGGCTGACCCAGGACCAGGCTCGGGCGGTGTTCGTCGATGCCGGACTCGGCGACGACGACGTCCGCATCGAACGCATCGACACCGCGGGCGAGGCCGGCCTGGTCATCGATCAGGACCCACGACCGGCGGAGCCGCTGATCGGCGACGTCGTCCTCTTCGTCTCGCGTCAGGCCGAGACGCCGGACCTCGTCGGCATGGCGACTGCCGATGCCCGGGAGGAGCTGGCCGACTTCGGCGCCCGCGGCGTGATCGTCCGCACCTATGTCGAGGGAGCCACGCCGGAGACCGTCGTCGAGACCACCCCGGCGGCCGGCGAGCCGCTCGATCACGAAGTCGAACTGCTCGTGGCCGAGCCGCCCGCCGCACTGTTCCTCACCGAGCTGCGTTCCGCCGAGAGCGGCGGCGGCTGCCAGCGCCGCGATGTGCAGATCAACGGCACGATCTTCGACGACTCGCTGACGTGCACGCCGGATCGCACCAACGTGGACTATCTGGAGTACGCCCTCAACCGGCAACTCTCCAGCCTCGACGCGACCATCGGTGTCTCCGACCTGGCGGACGACACGGCACGGGTGACGTTCCGGGTCCTCGCCGACGACCGGTCGGAGGAGTGGACGCTCGGCTACGGCGAGTCGCAGGAGATCAGCATCGACCTGACGGGCGTGCTGCGGGTGCGCCTCGAAGTCACCCGGGCTGCAGCGTTGGACGACGGCGGCGGCGTCACCGTCGGGTGGGGCAGCCCGGTCCTGCTCGGCTCGATCGAAGCGGTCGACGCCATGCGCAACCAGCCGAGCCCATGA